From a single Streptomyces liliifuscus genomic region:
- a CDS encoding LacI family DNA-binding transcriptional regulator: protein MSEQSTEPRPTLEAVAARAGVSRATVSRVVNGGDGVREPLVERVRQAVEELGYVPNQAARSLVTRRHDAVAVVIAEPETKVFADPFFALQLRGISKELTAHDSQLVLLLTEGRADHARVGRYLAGGHVDGALVFSLHLDDPLPGLIHGVPTVYGGRPGWIDGSRGAVYVDCDNRGGAREAVRHLVGLGRRNIGHITGALDQTSAVDRLDGFRDVMVDADPRLIAEGDFTPGGGERAMRELLDRCPDLDAVFAANDLTAVGAMRVLRERGRRVPEDVAVVGFDDMLPFTEQADPPLTTVRQDIEEMGRLMARLLLRGLDRTASASGGLAGAPSSVVLPTTLVRRASA, encoded by the coding sequence GTGTCCGAGCAGTCGACAGAGCCCCGCCCGACACTGGAGGCCGTGGCCGCCAGGGCCGGAGTGTCCCGGGCCACCGTGTCGCGTGTCGTCAACGGCGGTGACGGCGTGCGGGAGCCCCTGGTCGAGCGGGTCAGGCAGGCCGTCGAGGAACTCGGCTACGTGCCCAACCAGGCCGCGCGCAGCCTCGTGACCCGGCGGCACGACGCCGTCGCCGTGGTGATCGCGGAGCCGGAGACCAAGGTCTTCGCGGACCCCTTCTTCGCCCTTCAGCTCCGCGGCATCAGCAAGGAACTGACGGCTCACGACTCACAGCTCGTGCTGCTGCTCACGGAGGGGCGCGCCGACCACGCGCGCGTGGGCCGCTATCTCGCCGGCGGCCATGTCGACGGCGCTCTCGTCTTCTCGCTGCACCTCGACGACCCGCTGCCCGGCCTCATCCACGGGGTGCCGACGGTGTACGGCGGGCGGCCCGGCTGGATCGACGGTTCGCGCGGCGCGGTGTACGTCGACTGCGACAACCGGGGTGGTGCCCGCGAGGCCGTACGTCATCTCGTCGGGCTGGGCCGCCGGAACATCGGCCACATCACCGGCGCCCTCGACCAGACCTCGGCGGTCGACCGGCTCGACGGGTTCCGGGACGTGATGGTGGACGCCGATCCGAGGCTGATCGCCGAGGGCGACTTCACCCCGGGGGGCGGTGAGCGTGCGATGCGGGAACTCCTCGACCGCTGCCCCGACCTGGACGCGGTGTTCGCCGCGAACGACCTCACGGCGGTGGGCGCCATGCGTGTCCTGCGTGAGCGGGGTCGGCGGGTGCCCGAGGATGTCGCCGTCGTGGGCTTCGACGACATGCTGCCGTTCACCGAGCAGGCCGACCCACCGCTCACGACGGTCCGGCAGGACATCGAGGAGATGGGTCGGCTGATGGCTCGGTTGCTGTTGCGGGGGCTGGACCGGACCGCGTCGGCCTCCGGCGGATTGGCAGGGGCGCCGTCCAGTGTCGTGCTGCCTACGACATTGGTTCGGCGGGCCTCGGCGTAG
- a CDS encoding ThuA domain-containing protein yields MRFTPHQKPLTVRGLSRGRRRGWAAALAAGVVTAGVLSGPAASARQAPDPALTTMSIKSPPGGANVRVLIFHGSAANGEESPVVNAGIEAIEDIGLTGPAAQRFSVTATDDASVFTNDTKLSRFNAVVFLTGGGDILEPEQESGLEAYMEAGGGFLGVHDAARAEPFSDWFTGLVGARPAAGSPTAVQRATVEVGDRQHPATKDLPLQWKRPDQWLNWVKNPSGDVHTVARVRESTYQPGDSKNGADHPVSWCRDYDGGRSFYTGMGGTVSSYDETDFRAHLRGALNWTTRIAQADCKATINANYKAERLTQPNQPGQNDQIGEPHGLVTAPDGRVFYIGRGGADSSQPVVTDWNNPDIGKGKGEIHVYDPKTKKVTQAGALTVFGNKGGGDELIKVEEGLLGIELDPRFEENGWVYLHYTPHSRINRDTRMAERYVSRFTLSSTTGKLDMTSEKVLLKWPVQIHSCCHSGGGMAWDSKGNLYIATGDNNSSGFSGGYSGNNPQPNYKGVSFADARRTAGNTNNLNGKILRIHPEQDGTYTLPEGNLFTGKETAEGGGKTRGEIYVMGVRNPARISIDKKTDTLYAGWVGPDASAPSTTWGPAKYDTFAAITKPGNHGWPYCMGNKQPYRDRNLPDPNQPLGWYNCDAPKNESPNNDGLVNLPPVTSNTIWYSPQGGGPDYPRDANGIPSYKVEDQKFLLPWLKGGGQAAMDGPVYRYDATTASDAKWPSYWDGKWFVGDFYDADQPRHAVLLDPKTAGQGGIPVHAESLKKIIPIGNDGIKNLMDWKFGPDGTLYVLDYGRGFFTSDPKSALWQVTYKGGGPTPAADQLAREAQ; encoded by the coding sequence ATGCGGTTCACACCGCATCAAAAGCCCTTGACCGTACGAGGGTTGAGCAGAGGTAGACGGAGAGGCTGGGCGGCCGCACTGGCCGCGGGAGTCGTCACCGCGGGCGTCCTCTCGGGGCCGGCCGCGAGCGCGCGCCAGGCGCCCGACCCGGCGCTGACAACGATGTCGATCAAGTCGCCGCCAGGCGGCGCCAACGTACGTGTGCTGATCTTCCACGGATCCGCGGCGAACGGCGAGGAGTCGCCCGTCGTCAACGCCGGGATCGAGGCGATCGAGGACATCGGTCTGACGGGTCCTGCGGCCCAGCGGTTCAGCGTGACGGCCACGGACGACGCCTCGGTCTTCACCAACGACACGAAGCTCAGCCGCTTCAACGCCGTCGTCTTCCTGACCGGCGGCGGAGACATCCTCGAACCGGAGCAGGAGTCCGGTCTCGAGGCATATATGGAGGCGGGCGGCGGATTCCTCGGCGTCCATGACGCGGCCCGGGCCGAGCCCTTTTCGGACTGGTTCACAGGACTCGTCGGCGCCCGTCCGGCGGCCGGCAGTCCAACCGCCGTACAGCGCGCGACCGTTGAGGTCGGTGACCGCCAGCACCCGGCCACCAAGGACCTCCCGCTCCAGTGGAAGCGCCCCGACCAGTGGCTGAACTGGGTCAAGAACCCGTCCGGCGACGTGCACACCGTGGCCCGCGTCCGCGAGTCGACGTACCAGCCGGGCGACAGCAAGAACGGCGCCGACCACCCGGTGTCGTGGTGCCGCGACTACGACGGCGGCCGCTCCTTCTACACCGGCATGGGCGGCACGGTCTCCTCGTACGACGAGACGGACTTCCGCGCCCATCTGCGCGGGGCCCTGAACTGGACGACCCGTATCGCGCAGGCCGACTGCAAGGCCACGATCAACGCCAACTACAAGGCTGAGCGCCTGACCCAGCCCAACCAGCCGGGCCAGAACGACCAGATCGGCGAGCCGCACGGCCTGGTCACCGCGCCCGACGGCCGCGTGTTCTACATCGGCCGGGGCGGCGCCGACTCCTCGCAGCCCGTCGTGACGGACTGGAACAACCCGGACATCGGCAAGGGCAAGGGCGAGATCCACGTCTACGACCCGAAGACCAAGAAGGTCACGCAGGCCGGCGCGCTCACCGTCTTCGGCAACAAGGGCGGCGGCGACGAGCTCATCAAGGTCGAAGAGGGCCTGCTGGGAATCGAGTTGGACCCGCGGTTCGAGGAAAACGGCTGGGTGTACCTGCACTACACACCCCACTCCCGGATCAACCGCGACACCCGGATGGCCGAGCGCTACGTCTCCCGCTTCACCCTCAGCTCGACCACGGGCAAGCTGGACATGACCAGCGAGAAGGTCCTGCTGAAGTGGCCGGTGCAGATCCACAGCTGCTGCCACTCGGGCGGCGGTATGGCGTGGGACTCGAAGGGCAACCTCTACATCGCGACCGGCGACAACAACTCCAGTGGCTTCAGCGGCGGTTACTCGGGCAACAACCCGCAGCCGAACTACAAGGGCGTCTCCTTCGCGGACGCGCGCCGCACCGCGGGCAACACCAACAACCTCAACGGCAAGATCCTGCGCATCCACCCGGAGCAGGACGGCACGTACACCCTGCCCGAGGGGAACCTCTTCACGGGCAAGGAGACCGCCGAGGGCGGCGGCAAGACGCGCGGTGAGATCTATGTGATGGGTGTCAGGAACCCGGCGCGCATCTCGATCGACAAGAAGACCGACACCCTGTACGCGGGCTGGGTCGGCCCGGACGCCTCGGCGCCGTCGACGACCTGGGGGCCGGCGAAGTACGACACGTTCGCCGCGATCACCAAGCCGGGCAACCACGGCTGGCCGTACTGCATGGGCAACAAGCAGCCCTACCGGGACCGCAACCTGCCCGATCCCAACCAGCCGCTCGGCTGGTACAACTGCGACGCGCCGAAGAACGAGTCGCCCAACAACGACGGCCTCGTCAACCTTCCCCCGGTCACCTCCAACACCATCTGGTACTCGCCCCAGGGCGGCGGCCCGGACTACCCGCGGGACGCCAACGGCATCCCGTCGTACAAGGTGGAGGACCAGAAGTTCCTGCTGCCGTGGCTGAAGGGCGGCGGCCAGGCGGCCATGGACGGGCCGGTCTACCGGTACGACGCCACGACCGCGAGTGACGCGAAGTGGCCCTCGTACTGGGACGGCAAGTGGTTCGTCGGCGACTTCTACGACGCCGACCAGCCGCGGCACGCGGTGCTGCTCGATCCCAAGACGGCCGGACAGGGCGGCATTCCGGTGCACGCCGAGTCGCTGAAGAAGATCATCCCCATCGGCAACGACGGCATCAAGAACCTCATGGACTGGAAGTTCGGCCCCGACGGCACGCTGTACGTCCTCGACTACGGGCGCGGCTTCTTCACGTCGGACCCCAAGTCCGCGCTGTGGCAGGTGACGTACAAGGGCGGTGGCCCCACGCCTGCCGCCGATCAGTTGGCCAGGGAGGCGCAGTGA
- a CDS encoding multicopper oxidase domain-containing protein, with the protein MDRRGLSRRMVLGGAAVATVATSLSLVAAQDATSADSPVRTAPAGGEVKHLKLYIEKLADGSMGYGFEKGKASIPGPLIEFNEGDTAHIEVENTMDVAASLHVHGVDYEISSDGTKLSRSQVEPGDTRTYTWRTHAPGRRKDGTWRAGSAGYWHYHDHVVGTEHGTVGLRKGLYGPVIVRRKGDILPDKTHTIVFNDMTINNKPGHQSPNFEATVGDRVEFVMITHGEYYHTFHVHGHRWADNRTGLLTGPDDPSQVIDNKIVGPADSFGFQVIAGEGVGAGAWMYHCHVQSHSDMGMAGLFLVKKTDGTIPGYEPHEPHEH; encoded by the coding sequence ATGGACAGACGCGGCCTCAGCCGGCGGATGGTGCTGGGCGGGGCTGCGGTGGCCACGGTCGCGACATCGTTGTCGCTCGTGGCGGCGCAGGACGCGACCTCCGCGGACAGTCCGGTCCGGACCGCGCCCGCGGGCGGCGAGGTGAAGCACCTCAAGCTCTACATCGAGAAGTTGGCCGACGGATCGATGGGCTACGGCTTCGAGAAGGGCAAGGCCTCGATCCCTGGCCCGCTCATCGAGTTCAACGAGGGCGACACCGCCCACATCGAGGTCGAGAACACGATGGACGTGGCGGCGAGTCTGCACGTCCACGGCGTGGACTACGAGATTTCCAGCGACGGCACGAAGCTGAGCAGGTCCCAGGTCGAGCCGGGCGACACCCGTACGTACACCTGGCGTACCCATGCCCCGGGCCGCCGCAAGGACGGCACCTGGCGGGCGGGCAGCGCCGGTTACTGGCACTACCACGACCACGTCGTCGGCACGGAACACGGTACGGTCGGCCTCCGTAAGGGCCTCTACGGTCCTGTGATCGTCCGCCGCAAGGGAGACATCCTCCCCGACAAGACGCACACGATCGTCTTCAACGACATGACGATCAACAACAAGCCCGGCCACCAGAGCCCCAACTTCGAGGCCACGGTGGGCGATCGCGTCGAGTTCGTGATGATCACGCACGGCGAGTACTACCACACGTTCCATGTGCACGGTCACCGCTGGGCGGACAACCGCACCGGGCTGCTGACCGGCCCCGACGACCCGAGCCAGGTCATCGACAACAAGATCGTGGGCCCCGCCGACTCGTTCGGTTTCCAGGTGATCGCGGGGGAGGGTGTCGGAGCCGGGGCGTGGATGTACCACTGCCATGTCCAGAGTCATTCCGACATGGGGATGGCGGGCCTGTTCCTGGTGAAGAAGACGGACGGCACGATCCCGGGGTACGAGCCGCACGAGCCGCACGAGCACTGA